TTTTTTTTATCTGCAATTTTTCCGACAGGATTATTCGGATTGCATATGAAAACCATATCAATATCATCAAGATAATCAATAAAATCATCTTGCAGTTCAAAATCATTTTCTTCTTTCAAATAATAATAGCAAATTTGCGAACCCACGCTTTTTAATGCCCTCTCGTACTCTGAAAATGTAGGTGCCAACAAAAGCGATTTTTTCGGCATAACCGCACGAACGACCGCAAAAATCATTTCCGCCGCACCGTTTGAGCAAAGCACATTATCTACGCCGACCTGCTCTTTTTCCGCAATGGCATTTCTTAAATTTATACACATTGCGTCAGGATAAATACCGAACTGTTCGATATTTTCCGCAATCGCTTTTTTTACGTTTTCACTCATTCCGAGCGGATTGGTATTCACCGAAAAGTCAAGACGCACCTTATTTCTGTAAATGTCACCGCCATGCTCATATACCATATACAACACCTACCGCCACTTTCAATCCGACAAACAGCACCGCCGAAATTACGGACGTCATATACATAAGTTTAATCGAATCTGCAATATTATCATATTTAATCGGCTTAATGCCATCGCCTATAAACGGCTTTTTGTACAGCTTACCGAAATAGTACGCATCACCCGCAAGCTGAATTTCAAGTGCACCTGCCACGACCGACTCCGTCTGAGCCGAGTTCGGACTTGCGTGATTGCGTGAATCGCGTTTAAAAATTCTGTACGCATTGCGTGAATTATAGCCCATAATTTTTGATGCAAAAATCATCAAATATGCCGAAATTCTTGACGGTATATAATTTGCAATATCGTCAAGCTTTGCGGCAAATCTGCCGAAATTTATGTACCTGTCGTTCTTGTAACCGACCATTGAATCCATTGTGTTAATCGCCTTGTAAATACAACCCAACACACCGCCGCCGATTGCCATATATATGAGCGGTGCAATAACTCCGTCAGACGTATTTTCCGCAACGGTTTCAACAGCCGCTTTCGTTATCCCAATGTCGTCAAGACTTTCCGTATCACGTCCGACAATCATAGAAACGCTTTTTCGTGCGCCGTCAACGTCACCGTTTTTGAGCGGTTTATACACACTCATACCTGCTTGTTTCAATGACTTCGCCGCAAGCATAAAATAGCATATAACGCTTTCAATCGCAATACCGAAAAAGTAATTTAATCTGTACGCAAAAAACAAAATCGCAAACGGTACACCGCCGCATATAATAAGCACGCATATCGCCATAACCGCACCGCCGAACCTTTCGTTTTTCGTGAAAATTCTTCTCATAACCTTTTCCAAAAACGAAATCAAATAACCTATAAGTCGAATAGGGTGCAGTTTAAAATCGGGGTCGCCGAATATTGCGTCAAGCACAAAACCTATACTAACCGCAGCCGATTGGGCTATAATCATCAACTATCTCTCCGTTTCTCATTTCAAATTCATATCCGCAGCCGTTTTTGACCTGATAATCATAAAAATTACCGCCAAAAAGTTTCTGCATAATCGCCATAATACTTCCGCCGTGAATTACAAACGCCGTGTCACGCTCCGTAAGGCTCTCAAAAAAGCCTTCTTTGCAGCGATTTTTAAAATCTTCGTGTGTCTCGCCGTTCGGAAACGGCAATTCACCGTTGCTGTCAAGCCACTTTTGATAATCGGGATTATCCTTTAAATCCTCGTATGATTTATTCTCAAAATCGCCAAAATCACATTCCTTGAGCTTATCGCAAATTTCAATATCCACATTCGGATATATATATTCCGCCGTTTGAATACACCTCTTTAACGGACTTGCGACAACCCTCTCACACTTAGGATAATCGCCTTTCAGACAGTCGGTATTTATCAAATCTTCGTCCATTGTTCCGATATATCTTCGCTTTAAATTTCCCTCCGTCATACCGTGACGTATAAGTATTATCTTCATTTAATTCTGTTCCCCACTCCGCATACAACTCGCACGACTTCGTCCGCTTTTTTCGCGATATAACAGCACGTTCTTCCGACTGTTTCGCGCCATTCTCTGTCACCTTTCTCCATAGGAACAACGCCGTAACCGATTTCGGTTGAAATAATCGTTATATCGTGATTTTTCTCCGAAATCTCGTCAACAACCGCAACAATATCCTTGCCGTCAGCCATCAATTTTTTTATAAAAATATGAAAACCATAAACTGCCTTCGCAGTAAAAACACTGTCATAATCGGCAATTAAAATTTCATCAATACCATAATTTTCTCTTACAAAATCACGCTTTCCGCAATCCGCGCCGCCTATAACAAAACGCATAATACACCTCCGAAAATCACGCACAAAACCTCACATATGCATACAAAATATCCTGCAATATCGCCTGTTATTCCTCCGAATTTACTGTATGCAACGTGTCTGTACCACAAAAACGAAATCACCGCCGCGCATATCGTACCAAGTCCGTACACGCCTGTAAAACAAAGCATCGCAACGCACAAAGCAATATACAAAATCATAACAGTCACAATCGTTTTTTTGTGTGCGGCACTCTTAAATGTATAAAGAAGTCCGCTGTTTTTTGCACATTTAAAAATGCCGATTGCCAATCCGCTAAGAGAACGCGATAAAACAAAGCCTACACTCACCGCTATAGTAGCTTTTATATCCCATATCTCCGTCATAAATCCGAAAAACAACAGATAATACATTATCGCACCGATTATCGCAAATGCACCCGTATGCGGATCTTTTAAAATTTCGAGTTTTTTCTCTTTGTCACCGTATGATGAAAGTGCATCAGCTGTGTCAATAAATCCGTCCGTATGTATTCCGCCAGAAACAAGCACCGGCAAAGCTGTCATCACAACCGCATAAACGCTTGTGTTAAAACCAAATCTACCGCATAGAAATCGTACAAGTAACATAAGTCCGCCGATTACTGCACCGACAAGCGGAAAAAAGCACATTGCGTATTTCATATTTTTTTCGTTCCATTCCACTCTCGGCATAGGAATTTTTGAATACATCGAAAATGCTACGCATATTGATTTAATTATGTTCATTTTACTGTCCCCTTTTAATTTCAATCGGTATTCCGTAAACGACCTCATACACTTTATCGGCACGTTTTGACAATGCACTGTTTATTCTGCCTAAAAGGCTGATATACATTTTAGTGTCCCCGTCATATTCAATGCCGTCCGAAGATATTTCATTTGTAACAATAACAATATTTTCACTCTTTAAATTCAAAATTCCGCCGATAATTTTTTCAAAAGCATTTTCATTATTATCCGAAAACATCACGTTTGCGGTCAAATTCGACATACATTCCAAAAGAATTGTATCGGCACTTTCCGTTATTTCGGATAAATCAGTATAACATTCAACCGTTCTAAAGCCTTTGCCGTCACGCATTTTCCTGTGACGTTCGATATGTTTTAAACATTCGTCATCATATGGTTTCATCGTTGCAACGTACAGCATTTTACCGCCCAATTTCATTGCAATATTTTCGGCAAATTCAGACTTTCCGCTTCCGCTTCCGCCTGTTACAAGTATAAACATTATTTAAGCTCCTTATAGCTTTCAACGTTAATATCGTCAAAAGTAGACATTTCGTTATATACGCAAAGTGCGGTATCAAGTGCGGCAAGCATAACCATTCCGCCTGTCCCCTCGCCCAAGCACATATCCGCATTTATCGGTGCTTTCTTGCCGAGTAATTCCAAAATATCAGCCGTACAGCTTTCCTTTGAAACGTGTGACGCAATCATAAAATCACTGCATTTCGGGCATAACTTTTCCGCACAAAGTGCCGCCACCGACGAAATAAATCCGTCAATAACCATTGCAACGCCGTACATAGCACCGCCGATAAACGCCCCCGTCAAAGCGGCAATGTCATAACCGCCGACCTTTGAAAGTACGTCAAAAATATCGTTTTTATCAGGTTTGTGAAGCTCAATCGACTTTTTTATAACCTCAATTTTTCTCTCCAATGCACCGCTTGTCAGCCCTGCACCTCTGCCGGTTACGTCCTCTGCTTTTCTGTCAAGCAAAACGCTTGCAACCGCCGAGCTTGTAGTCGTGTTTCCGATTCCCATTTCACCGGTCACAATGATTTTATAGCCTTTTTCGCTAAGCTCTTTTACGCAGTCAATTCCCACTTGCACCGCCTCTTTGGCTTGCTCATACGTCATTGCTTTTTCGTGTAACATATTTTTTGTGCCGTACGATATTTTTTTGTTTACCACGCCGTCAACGTCACGCGCCACTCCCACGTCAATCGGTACAACGTCCGCACCGATATTTCTTGCCATAGCACACACGCTTGTTGCACCCTTTGCGAAGTTCTCCGTCACAACCGCCGTAACTTCCTGCCCCGTCTGAGTTACTCTCTCGCACACAACGCCGTTATCGGCACACATGACAAGTACACATCTCTTTTTTATGTCTATGTTTTGTGTTCCTTGAATACCCGCAATATTTTTTACAATATCCTCAAATACACCAAGACTGTGCAACGGTTTTGCTATTGAGTTCCATTTCTTTTCCGCATTTTCTATTGCTTGTTCATCTAATTTTCTGATTTTGTACATTTGTATTCCTCACAGCTTTTCATAAAGTTTTCGGCAAAATTTATATTTGCAAAAAAGTGCAAGTGTGGAAAACCTGCAAATAAGTTTTTATCAACATTCACACATTCCCACTGTCTGTCATTTTTCACAGCCGTAAAACCGTTTCCGTTACAGTCACTGTCAAAATAATGAAACTCCCGCGCACGGATTTTGTCGCCTTTTTTGCATAAAATATTATCTCTGTTTGCCGTCATTTCCATATATCCGAAGCGTTGCAAACGGTCTGTTTTTCTGCACTTCCCTTTGATTATGCCGACCATACTGTGTTCGTTTTTATCGCTATCCTCCATAATCTCGTGAAGATACATAAACCCTCCGCATTCCGCAATACACGGTACACCGCTTTCAACACACTCTTCAACCGAATTCAGTGTCCCCGTATTTTCCTCAAGAATATCCGCATACAGTTCGGGATAACCGCCTCCCAAAATCAATCCGTCACACTGCGGTACGCTCTCATTTTCAAGCGGACTGAACTTAACAATCTCCGCACCCATTTCACTGAGTAAATTAAGATTATCCTCATAATAAAAACAAAACGCTCTGTCATACGCAACCGCAATTTTTACGTTATATTTTTTTGTAATTTCAAGTGATGTAAATTTAGTGTCCCTATCGTTTTCGGATATTTCTAAAATCTTGTCTATATCAATGTATTTTTCGGCATAGTCGGCAAGTA
The DNA window shown above is from Hominilimicola fabiformis and carries:
- the cbiB gene encoding adenosylcobinamide-phosphate synthase CbiB encodes the protein MIIAQSAAVSIGFVLDAIFGDPDFKLHPIRLIGYLISFLEKVMRRIFTKNERFGGAVMAICVLIICGGVPFAILFFAYRLNYFFGIAIESVICYFMLAAKSLKQAGMSVYKPLKNGDVDGARKSVSMIVGRDTESLDDIGITKAAVETVAENTSDGVIAPLIYMAIGGGVLGCIYKAINTMDSMVGYKNDRYINFGRFAAKLDDIANYIPSRISAYLMIFASKIMGYNSRNAYRIFKRDSRNHASPNSAQTESVVAGALEIQLAGDAYYFGKLYKKPFIGDGIKPIKYDNIADSIKLMYMTSVISAVLFVGLKVAVGVVYGI
- a CDS encoding histidine phosphatase family protein, encoding MKIILIRHGMTEGNLKRRYIGTMDEDLINTDCLKGDYPKCERVVASPLKRCIQTAEYIYPNVDIEICDKLKECDFGDFENKSYEDLKDNPDYQKWLDSNGELPFPNGETHEDFKNRCKEGFFESLTERDTAFVIHGGSIMAIMQKLFGGNFYDYQVKNGCGYEFEMRNGEIVDDYSPIGCG
- a CDS encoding bifunctional adenosylcobinamide kinase/adenosylcobinamide-phosphate guanylyltransferase, yielding MRFVIGGADCGKRDFVRENYGIDEILIADYDSVFTAKAVYGFHIFIKKLMADGKDIVAVVDEISEKNHDITIISTEIGYGVVPMEKGDREWRETVGRTCCYIAKKADEVVRVVCGVGNRIK
- a CDS encoding adenosylcobinamide-GDP ribazoletransferase, with product MNIIKSICVAFSMYSKIPMPRVEWNEKNMKYAMCFFPLVGAVIGGLMLLVRFLCGRFGFNTSVYAVVMTALPVLVSGGIHTDGFIDTADALSSYGDKEKKLEILKDPHTGAFAIIGAIMYYLLFFGFMTEIWDIKATIAVSVGFVLSRSLSGLAIGIFKCAKNSGLLYTFKSAAHKKTIVTVMILYIALCVAMLCFTGVYGLGTICAAVISFLWYRHVAYSKFGGITGDIAGYFVCICEVLCVIFGGVLCVLL
- a CDS encoding bifunctional adenosylcobinamide kinase/adenosylcobinamide-phosphate guanylyltransferase is translated as MFILVTGGSGSGKSEFAENIAMKLGGKMLYVATMKPYDDECLKHIERHRKMRDGKGFRTVECYTDLSEITESADTILLECMSNLTANVMFSDNNENAFEKIIGGILNLKSENIVIVTNEISSDGIEYDGDTKMYISLLGRINSALSKRADKVYEVVYGIPIEIKRGQ
- the cobT gene encoding nicotinate-nucleotide--dimethylbenzimidazole phosphoribosyltransferase; translated protein: MYKIRKLDEQAIENAEKKWNSIAKPLHSLGVFEDIVKNIAGIQGTQNIDIKKRCVLVMCADNGVVCERVTQTGQEVTAVVTENFAKGATSVCAMARNIGADVVPIDVGVARDVDGVVNKKISYGTKNMLHEKAMTYEQAKEAVQVGIDCVKELSEKGYKIIVTGEMGIGNTTTSSAVASVLLDRKAEDVTGRGAGLTSGALERKIEVIKKSIELHKPDKNDIFDVLSKVGGYDIAALTGAFIGGAMYGVAMVIDGFISSVAALCAEKLCPKCSDFMIASHVSKESCTADILELLGKKAPINADMCLGEGTGGMVMLAALDTALCVYNEMSTFDDINVESYKELK
- a CDS encoding cobyrinate a,c-diamide synthase, encoding MRRIMIAGTNSGCGKTTVTCAVLQALVNRKINVSSFKCGPDYIDPMFHKTVIGTAAYNLDTYLMSNDAVNYLLNKNSGDIAVIEGVMGFYDGFSFTEKGSTHELSEITDTDVILVVNCRGMSLSAMALVKGFKEFRKNNIKGVIFNNLSEKLYGNLSEECRKIGLVPLGFLPNIKDVQISSRHLGLVTAGEIDDIKDKMNLLADYAEKYIDIDKILEISENDRDTKFTSLEITKKYNVKIAVAYDRAFCFYYEDNLNLLSEMGAEIVKFSPLENESVPQCDGLILGGGYPELYADILEENTGTLNSVEECVESGVPCIAECGGFMYLHEIMEDSDKNEHSMVGIIKGKCRKTDRLQRFGYMEMTANRDNILCKKGDKIRAREFHYFDSDCNGNGFTAVKNDRQWECVNVDKNLFAGFPHLHFFANINFAENFMKSCEEYKCTKSEN